The sequence CGCCACACAGCTCATCACCACCTCAGTCTAATTTTCACCTAGGAAAAAACTCTGCATACCTTGCTAGGTCATTAAACATGAGACATCGTTTATCATATGATTTGTGTGCACACAATATTTTGAACAAACAGGTTGCCATCATATTTCACTATTTTGGCAAAATGGACTTACCGAGTCAGTAAAGCCAGACTGCTGATTGGCATGTTCCAGCTGTTTTTGAAGGGGGATTCCAGCACTGGGTATGAAGCCTTTATACAAAACACAGAAGAGTTTACATTGTTGTAAACAATGGGAGTTGTTGTGATGTTGCAATTCAAAAGTATTAACTTGAAAAAAATTACCACAGTACAGAACAATTTCCACAGTATTATAGACGCTATCCAATTTAAAACACCCATATATGATTATTACTATGATGATAAGTGGCAGCAGACCTGGTTGAGAAGAAAAGTGACCAGCGTGAACGGCAAAGCCTTGTGGTTGGTGAGGCAGATACTGCATGGCCTGGAACGCTGAGGCCCCTAAgaggcaggagaggaggggaggaacaAAACATGTTAATTTGCTCCTGGTTAGCTGTTATCTTCTGTACTTGCATAGTCACACTATGGGATAGAACTAAAATAAAGTAAATTGACAATAAATTGACTGTAACACTactacactgtttttttttttttttccacacagGCACGAAAGGGGATGTCAGGTTTAATCCTGACGGGGGCCTCACCTCGGATCTGGGAACTGCTGGCAAAGCTAATGGGCACGGAGGAGCTGGCGGCGTAGCTGGAGGGGTGCTGGGCAGTGGTCACCACGTACGGCTCGTGCACCGACTGTCCCGCCGTGAACTGACCATGTTCACTGGAGCCCGTGCTGAAGCCAGCCTGGCCAGGGAAAGGACGACCCTGTACGAGAAGAGCACCAAGTCGACAGATTCAGATGTGTGATGCTGCAGGAGTCTGACATTTGCAAGCTGTTCAATCTTGAGAAGACTTTATATATAAGCCTAACACAGTGGTGTGGACAGACAATGCAAAATTTGTGTTCTACCTTATAGAGATCACTGCATGATTCTTGAAACAGTCAAACTGAATTTACATCTTTACAGTCATTTACATAAATCAAAACATATAATAATTGACATACTAAACTAAACAAAGTCTAAAGCAGACTCACAGGAATGACAGGAGTCTGAAACAGCTGCTTGCTTCGGTCAGCAAGGAGCCCTCCAGACCGACTGTGACCGACAGGACTGCCTGCAAGCGCAGAAAAAGAGATAAGACGATGAATAAGCAGACGCATGCGGTGAAAAAGGGatgattaaaacaaaaaaagagttCCACTCGTATTTCACCTTGCATGCTGAGCAGATGCTGCCCATGCATCGGTATGCTTGACTGGTAGCTGGCCGAGGTCAATGTTGTAATGTCACTACAGAAGAAAGTGAAAGCTGTGTTAACAGACTGATTTAACTTGACTTGCTAGAGTTCTCCTTTTTATAAACACTGCTAGCAATCTTAAACTGATTAGTGGCATACAGTGTCGCTTGAAATTTTGAGAACCATACTGATAtggtcattatttttattaaaaaaaataccatGACATTTGAGAATTTCCGTCAAGAAATTCATTCGTGTAACATCGTGTCATCAGTCGAGAAGTTGAACCTGGGCTGACAAAGGGTCCAGACCTAAAACTGATTCTGCATGGAGGAGTGGGCAAAAATGCACACAGCAGATATGAGACTGATTAGTCTCTATGCTCTCTATTAGTTGCTATAAAATATGTTTGCTTGAAGAAATTGTTATTGTAGCAGGTGCCACAGGCCATTGACAGAAATGGTTCACATATTTGGTGCGATCAACCACTTCTGTTAAATACATAGAAAGAAATTATATCATATAAAGTTATGTTGATCTtattttacaaaaataacaaccATATCTGGAGTTCGCAAACATTAAAGCGACAATTGAACAGGTGATAAATGCAATGAAACAGAAGTAAATGTAACCCGCCAGGCATTGTACCTCTGCTCTTTCCTacgcctcttctcctcctcatgcAGGACCTTTTTCAGCTGTAGAA comes from Alosa sapidissima isolate fAloSap1 chromosome 18, fAloSap1.pri, whole genome shotgun sequence and encodes:
- the LOC121690447 gene encoding G protein pathway suppressor 2-like isoform X2, whose protein sequence is MPALLERPKLSNAMARALHKHIMRERERKRQEEEEVDKMMEQKMKEEEERKRTKEMEERMSLEETKEQVQKMGEKLQGLQEEKHQLFLQLKKVLHEEEKRRRKEQRISFRSGPFVSPGSTSRLMTRCYTNEFLDGNSQMSCDITTLTSASYQSSIPMHGQHLLSMQGSPVGHSRSGGLLADRSKQLFQTPVIPGRPFPGQAGFSTGSSEHGQFTAGQSVHEPYVVTTAQHPSSYAASSSVPISFASSSQIRGASAFQAMQYLPHQPQGFAVHAGHFSSQPGFIPSAGIPLQKQLEHANQQSGFTDSASFPASAQPAPRHALFSHTQPGQRFYHHSK
- the LOC121690447 gene encoding G protein pathway suppressor 2-like isoform X1; the protein is MPALLERPKLSNAMARALHKHIMRERERKRQEEEEVDKMMEQKMKEEEERKRTKEMEERMSLEETKEQVQKMGEKLQGLQEEKHQLFLQLKKVLHEEEKRRRKEQRISFRSGPFVSPGSTSRLMTRCYTNEFLDGNSQMSCDITTLTSASYQSSIPMHGQHLLSMQGSPVGHSRSGGLLADRSKQLFQTPVIPGRPFPGQAGFSTGSSEHGQFTAGQSVHEPYVVTTAQHPSSYAASSSVPISFASSSQIRGASAFQAMQYLPHQPQGFAVHAGHFSSQPGFIPSAGIPLQKQLEHANQQSGFTDSGTLRSIPPQALHVSAAGLLPTPSMAVQIPSAKASFPASAQPAPRHALFSHTQPGQRFYHHSK
- the LOC121690447 gene encoding G protein pathway suppressor 2-like isoform X3, whose translation is MPALLERPKLSNAMARALHKHIMRERERKRQEEEEVDKMMEQKMKEEEERKRTKEMEERMSLEETKEQVQKMGEKLQGLQEEKHQLFLQLKKVLHEEEKRRRKEQSDITTLTSASYQSSIPMHGQHLLSMQGSPVGHSRSGGLLADRSKQLFQTPVIPGRPFPGQAGFSTGSSEHGQFTAGQSVHEPYVVTTAQHPSSYAASSSVPISFASSSQIRGASAFQAMQYLPHQPQGFAVHAGHFSSQPGFIPSAGIPLQKQLEHANQQSGFTDSGTLRSIPPQALHVSAAGLLPTPSMAVQIPSAKASFPASAQPAPRHALFSHTQPGQRFYHHSK